In Apis cerana isolate GH-2021 linkage group LG6, AcerK_1.0, whole genome shotgun sequence, the following are encoded in one genomic region:
- the LOC107993489 gene encoding chaoptin isoform X3, with protein MNLKIIIKMGYVLVIFTLLLMMWASLARMHELPVQYPPCFFNPLCTCSKAIPDLGIVTCYNVPMPRIPLPINSSKVFMLQLENNGLMFLQPQFLMNTGLYKLRIKHNPLADIPDEAFLGLERSLWELELPYNRLEKIPSKSFRHLQKLQLLDLTGNKISKIASDNWRGLENSLQKLRLGRNAIDKLPADAFAGLTYLDMLDLRDNNLKEIDPSVFRDGMAHLIHLYLNGNQLTHIPYAQLSSLKRMKVLDLSYNRISKMLNPQLESEIKGLQMSLDILRLDYNQIETLMSRDFQHFLKVNRTYLDGNPLTMIEEGTFRDSRIRELYLSDCDLLEIDSSNFVGLESSLELLDLSGNNITLLPSPIFQEYDFLRTLIFRENKIQTFSPAEVFNGFQYSLYNLDLSGKENSVVSLQDLRQMRNMRFLSISRIPESTLSPDNFMEYGMDIKELRIVKSNLNAIKSHAFMHVRGIKYLDFSENSISTIEDEAFSEVGHSLLTLRMSHALSSSVSEIPKAPFKFLTNLQHFDFSNNKIKSLPDTSFHFLKRIKRMELQDNEIDSIRKGTFQGDIHSYLEEVNFSFNMIKTIQTHTFVDLPKLTMINLEDNAIDKIERRAFMNMKLLKYINLRGNKIKDITDEAFQNLPDLEYLDLAYNDLIEFDFASFDQVGTLSSFKVNASHNEIPKLWINSTTFTPPTTIGGTIQSNIKVLDLSYNNISDIMKYYFKPVEFSLTHLYLAHNQLTNVTQGVFGNMPHLQWLDLSHNELMEIDFDCFRNTKNIQVLFLSWNNIMDIPAEAFRPLKKLRIIDLSHNRLRTLPDNMFSEANIESLDLSHNQFMRLPTKTMSISAAASLSMLDLSWNTLSGIHTTDAIFRLRSLTWLDLSYNRLVRLDDGIFSDLSYLTHLDLSHNKQLLLESRGRTFHGLEDSLLYLDLSNISLLSVPELPLRRLQTLYLAHNELASIPPEMASNLTSLHYLDLSANDLTVVPLITHTLPELKTFNLADNPITAVTNTSFLGIADSLEELDIRRLSLLTFESGALCKATKLRRALKNVDSDILRGIRNPHLHFGMFNTSVNTVPKQIFDNAEWVRNVTVHLRHNDVRTLHNPSNGYKPGVPGKRFLLKLTVRGSYFTCDCDIGWMETWQRKHRQYQEDRCTTYSEFKNIERDEEDDEFDCWDNGWDDDLRESFCLNKNNMSVLEALKTDLECGWGTATYIHTPHYLVVFLFVIFAMITY; from the exons ATG aatttgaaaataataataaaaatgggtTACGTGCTGGTCATTTTTACTCTATTATTGATGATGTGGGCATCCTTGGCTCGGATGCACGAACTTCCAGTGCAATATCCACCGTGTTTCTTCAACCCCCTTTGTACTTGCTCCAAAGCCATTCCTGATTTGGGTATAGTGACCTGTTACAACGTACCAATGCCGCGGATACCTCTGCCAATAAATTCTTCCAAGGTGTTTATGCTACAATTGGAGAACAATGGATTGATGTTCTTGCAACCACAGTTTCTCATGAACACAG GTCTGTACAAACTACGAATCAAACATAATCCCTTGGCTGACATCCCTGACGAAGCTTTCCTAGGGCTTGAGAGATCGTTATGGGAGCTCGAATTACCCTACAATCGGCTGGAAAAAATTCCTAGCAAGTCATTCAGACATTTGCAGAAATTACAACTTCTTGATCTAACAG gaaacaaaatatcaaagatcGCCTCAGACAACTGGCGTGGTCTCGAGAATTCCTTGCAAAAATTGCGATTGGGGCGTAATGCGATCGACAAACTTCCAGCAGACGCGTTCGCGGGTCTCACTTACTTGGATATGCTCGACCTACGTGACAATAATCTGAAGGAAATCGATCCTTCCGTATTCAGAGATGGCATGGCGCATCTGATACATCTGTATCTGAACGGAAATCAATTGACACACATACCTTACGCGCAATTATCGTCATTGAAGCGGATGAAGGTGTTAGATCTTAGCTATAACAGGATATCGAAAATGTTGAACCCCCAACTGGAGTCAGAAATCAAGGGACTTCAGATGTCTCTCGATATATTGCGTCTGGATTACAATCAAATCGAAACTCTGATGTCTCGTGATTTTCAGCACTTTTTAAAAGTCAACAGGACTTATTTGGATGGTAATCCTTTAACGATGATCGAG GAGGGTACGTTTAGAGATTCGAGAATACGGGAACTTTATTTGAGCGATTGCGATCTATTGGAGATCGATTCATCTAATTTCGTTGGTTTGGAATCGTCTCTCGAATTGCTGGATCTCTCGGGAAATAATATTACGTTACTTCCAAGTCCTATCTTCCAAGAATACGATTTTCTACGCACTTTAATCTTCCGTGAAAACAAGATTCAAACCTTTTCACcgg CCGAAGTATTTAATGGTTTCCAATATTCTTTGTATAATCTGGACTTGAGCGGGAAAGAAAACAGCGTGGTGTCACTTCAAGATCTTCGACAAATGAGGAATATGCGATTCCTTTCTATCTCACGAATACCAGAGTCGACGTTATCCCCAGATAATTTTATGGAATACGGGATGGATATCAAAGAGCTTCGTATTGTGAAAAGTAATCTGAACGCCATCAAAAGTCATGCTTTCATGCATGTACGTGGAATCAAATATCTGGATTTCTCTGAAAATTCGATATCCACAATAGAAGACGAAGCTTTCTCCGAG GTCGGCCATTCGCTTCTAACATTGAGAATGTCTCACGCTCTATCTTCTTCCGTTTCTGAAATACCGAAAGCGCCATTTAAATTCCTGACGAATCTACAACATTTTGATTTTagcaacaataaaattaaatcactaCCGGACACgtcttttcattttctgaaGAGGATTAAACGAATGGAATTGCAGGACAACGAAATCGATAGTATCAGAAAAGGGACTTTTCAG gGCGATATACATTCCTATCTGGAAGAAGTGAATTTCTcgtttaatatgattaaaacgaTCCAAACTCATACGTTCGTCGACCTGCCAAAATTAACTATGATAAATTTAGAGGACAACGCTATAGATAAAATCGAGAGGAGAGCATTTATGAACATGAAActgttgaaatatattaatttgcgaGGCAACAAAATAAAGGATATCACGGATGAAGCCTTCCag aatttaccAGATCTGGAATATCTTGATCTCGCGTATAACGATCTGATCGAGTTCGATTTCGCTTCGTTCGACCAAGTAGGAACGTTGTCGTCGTTCAAAGTGAACGCTAGCCATAACGAAATCCCGAAATTATGGATTAACAGTACCACATTCACGCCACCGACCACCA TCGGCGGAACAATTCAATCGAACATCAAAGTTCTCGACCTCAGCTACAACAATATATCCGATATAATGAAGTATTATTTCAAGCCAGTGGAATTCTCGTTAACACATCTCTATCTGGCTCATAACCAACTGACAAACGTAACTCAAGGTGTCTTTGGAAATATGCCACACTTGCAATGGCTTGACCTTAGTCACAACGAACTGATGGAAATCGACTTCGATTGCTTCAGAAACACGAAAAATATCCAAGTGCTCTTCCTTTCTTGGAACAATATCATGGACATCCCAGCAGAGGCATTTAGACCATTGAAGAAGCTAAGGATCATTGATCTTTCTCATAATAGGCTGAGAACATTGCCGGATAATATGTTTTCCGAAGCTAATATCGAGAGTTTGGATCTGTCTCATAATCAATTTATGAGATTACCCACAAAAACCATGTCTATCTCAGCAGCTGCTAGTTTATCCATGTTGGATTTGTCTTGGAACACTCTCTCGGGAATCCATACTACTGACGCCATATTTAGATTACGA AGTTTGACATGGTTAGATTTATCATACAATCGATTGGTTAGGCTCGACGACGGGATATTCTCTGATTTATCATATCTAACTCATCTAGACTTGAGTCACAATAAACAATTACTTTTGGAATCACGTGGAAGAACATTTCATGGCTTAGAGGACTCGCTTTTATATCTTGATTTAAGCAACATTTCGCTTTTAAGT gtgCCAGAATTGCCATTAAGACGATTGCAAACGTTGTACTTGGCACATAATGAGTTGGCATCGATACCACCGGAAATGGCATCGAATTTAACGTCTCTTCACTATTTAGATCTGAGTGCCAACGATCTAACAGTGGTACCATTGATCACGCACACTCTACCTgagttaaaaacttttaatttagcCGATAATCCAATCACGGCTGTTACCAATACTAGTTTCTTAGGTATCGCAGATAGCCTTGAGGAATTGGATATACGACGATTATCTTTATTGACATTCGAA agtgGAGCACTTTGTAAAGCTACAAAACTTC GTCGAGCATTAAAGAATGTAGACTCGGATATATTGCGA GGTATAAGAAATCCACATTTGCATTTTGGAATGTTCAACACGAGTGTGAATACCGTGCCTAagcaaatatttgataatgcaGAATGGGTGAGAAATGTGACGGTTCATCTTCGCCATAATGACGTGCGAACGCTTCACAATCCATCTAATGGATACAAACCAGGCGTGCCAGGAAAACGATTTCTGTTGAAACTCACGGTGAGAGGAAGCTATTTTACTTGTGATTGCGACATTGG atGGATGGAAACCTGGCAGAGAAAACATAGACAATATCAAGAGGATCGTTGCACTACCTAtagtgaatttaaaaatatcgaacgagATGAAGAAGATGATGAATTCGATTGCTGGGACAATGGTTGGGATGACGATTTACGCGAATCATTTTgcttaaataagaataatatgtcAGTATTAGAAGCATTGAAAACAGATCTTGAATGTGGATGGGGAACTGCGACTTATATTCATACACCTCATTATCTCGTTGTCTtccttttcgttatttttgcaATGATTACTTATTAG